A genomic stretch from Aedes albopictus strain Foshan chromosome 2, AalbF5, whole genome shotgun sequence includes:
- the LOC134287432 gene encoding leucine-rich repeat-containing G-protein coupled receptor 5-like isoform X1 codes for MRSLIVVLAFGMCLCLGEDDNTVVDYRFRNLTEFNVANLPHPVSDIAYLSLQGNNLDAFPSDISELSSLERLILSENPQLTFPSDGSPFLISRSLIDLVCESCDIKTIYTRSLRRLPLLETLLLPNNAIQMIEKRAFRNNPNMWMMDLTQNKLTSLPTTILVGLHNMKKLDLSSNRDLAPQKGQPFLVSNSLEILKCNNCGFSTTQMVTFSKLPNLKKLHLADNRLLVAPCLLPSLTTLGAYSKKIFTDYQRCLKKKFHFVIIQN; via the exons ATGCGCTCCCTGATTGTAGTTCTTGCTTTTGGGATGTGTCTTTGTTTGGGCGAAGACGATAATAC AGTTGTCGATTACCGCTTCCGGAACCTCACCGAATTTAATGTTGCCAATTTGCCGCATCCTGTATCCGACATAGCATATCTGTCACTGCAAGGAAACAACCTTGACGCATTTCCTAGTGACATTTCCGAACTGTCGAGCCTGGAAAGGTTGATTCTGTCAGAGAATCCCCAATTGACATTCCCATCTGACGGATCTCCTTTCCTGATATCTAGGAGCCTAATCGACCTGGTTTGTGAAAGCTGCGATATAAAGACGATTTACACTCGCTCGTTGCGAAGATTGCCTCTGTTGGAGACACTCCTTTTGCCAAACAACGCAATCCAGATGATCGAGAAGCGTGCCTTCCGGAACAACCCTAACATGTGGATGATGGACCTCACCCAAAATAAGCTGACGAGCCTGCCGACCACAATACTGGTTGGTCTGCACAATATGAAGAAGCTTGATCTGAGCAGTAACCGAGATCTTGCGCCGCAAAAAGGCCAACCATTTCTGGTGAGCAACTCGCTGGAAATTCTGAAATGCAACAATTGTGGGTTCAGCACTACGCAAATGGTAACATTCTCTAAACTGCCCAATCTCAAAAAACTGCACCTCGCAGATAATAGACTTCTGGTGGCGCCATGCTTGCTTCCATCTCTGACAACTTTGGGAGCTTATTCGAAGAAAATATTCACTGATTATCAACGTTGTTTGAAGAAAAaatttcattttgttataattcaaAATTAG
- the LOC134287432 gene encoding leucine-rich repeat-containing G-protein coupled receptor 5-like isoform X2 has product MRSLIVVLAFGMCLCLGEDDNTVVDYRFRNLTEFNVANLPHPVSDIAYLSLQGNNLDAFPSDISELSSLERSLIDLVCESCDIKTIYTRSLRRLPLLETLLLPNNAIQMIEKRAFRNNPNMWMMDLTQNKLTSLPTTILVGLHNMKKLDLSSNRDLAPQKGQPFLVSNSLEILKCNNCGFSTTQMVTFSKLPNLKKLHLADNRLLVAPCLLPSLTTLGAYSKKIFTDYQRCLKKKFHFVIIQN; this is encoded by the exons ATGCGCTCCCTGATTGTAGTTCTTGCTTTTGGGATGTGTCTTTGTTTGGGCGAAGACGATAATAC AGTTGTCGATTACCGCTTCCGGAACCTCACCGAATTTAATGTTGCCAATTTGCCGCATCCTGTATCCGACATAGCATATCTGTCACTGCAAGGAAACAACCTTGACGCATTTCCTAGTGACATTTCCGAACTGTCGAGCCTGGAAAG GAGCCTAATCGACCTGGTTTGTGAAAGCTGCGATATAAAGACGATTTACACTCGCTCGTTGCGAAGATTGCCTCTGTTGGAGACACTCCTTTTGCCAAACAACGCAATCCAGATGATCGAGAAGCGTGCCTTCCGGAACAACCCTAACATGTGGATGATGGACCTCACCCAAAATAAGCTGACGAGCCTGCCGACCACAATACTGGTTGGTCTGCACAATATGAAGAAGCTTGATCTGAGCAGTAACCGAGATCTTGCGCCGCAAAAAGGCCAACCATTTCTGGTGAGCAACTCGCTGGAAATTCTGAAATGCAACAATTGTGGGTTCAGCACTACGCAAATGGTAACATTCTCTAAACTGCCCAATCTCAAAAAACTGCACCTCGCAGATAATAGACTTCTGGTGGCGCCATGCTTGCTTCCATCTCTGACAACTTTGGGAGCTTATTCGAAGAAAATATTCACTGATTATCAACGTTGTTTGAAGAAAAaatttcattttgttataattcaaAATTAG